From the Lolium rigidum isolate FL_2022 chromosome 2, APGP_CSIRO_Lrig_0.1, whole genome shotgun sequence genome, one window contains:
- the LOC124688550 gene encoding auxin-responsive protein SAUR32-like encodes MQGEEKKGKVKKGWLAVMVDEDQRRFVIPIAYLYHPLFRRLLEAARDTYGYHSSGPLRLPCSVDEFLRLRALVERDTHSSSSSHRVHMAPCTRAKVTS; translated from the coding sequence ATGCAGGGCGAGGagaagaaggggaaggtgaagaaggggTGGCTGGCGGTGATGGTCGACGAGGACCAGCGGCGGTTCGTCATCCCCATCGCCTACCTCTACCACCCGCTCTTCCGCCGGctgctggaggcggcgcgggacACATACGGCTACCACTCGTCCGGTCCGCTGCGCCTCCCTTGCTCCGTCGACGAGTTCCTCCGCCTGCGCGCGCTCGTCGAGCGGGACACgcactcgtcctcgtcgtcgcacCGCGTGCACATGGCCCCGTGCACCCGCGCTAAGGTCACGTCGTGA